One stretch of Malus domestica chromosome 14, GDT2T_hap1 DNA includes these proteins:
- the LOC114820905 gene encoding potassium transporter 3-like has translation MDFHNGVVVLVACILLVALFILQHHGIHKLAFIFTPVMILWLLLIAAVGIYNIIEWNPRVYQALSPYYIYRVFQTTGKDGWLSLGGILLCVSGTEAMFADLGQIMSFCWCYTLG, from the exons ATGGATTTTCATAATG GTGTTGTGGTTCTTGTTGCCTGTATTTTATTGGTTGCCCTTTTTATTTTGCAACACCATGGCATCCACAAGTTGGCCTTCATATTCACTCCAGTTATGATCCTTTGGCTACTGTTAATTGCTGCTGTTGGAATCTACAATATCATTGAGTGGAATCCAAGAGTATATCAGGCTCTTTCTCCATATTATATTTACAGAGTCTTCCAGACGACAGGAAAAGATGGCTGGCTTTCTCTTGGAGGAATTCTTTTATGTGTGAGTG GAACTGAAGCCATGTTTGCGGATCTTGGCCAAATTATGTCTTTCTGTTGGTGCTACACTCTGGGTTGA
- the LOC114820971 gene encoding calcium-dependent protein kinase 1-like encodes MGNNCSSGTLPSSAEDPADHHHRPSNGAVRILPPNASAPSKPKPHTPPTTTSASGTAPIGRVLGRPMEDVRSSYTFGRELGRGQFGVTYLVTDKQTKQLFACKSIATRKLINHDDVEDVRREVQIMHHLTGHRNIVELKGAYEDRHSVNLVMELCAGGELFDRIMAKGHYSERAAANLCRQIVTVVHYCHSMGVMHRDLKPENFLLLSKDEDSPLKATDFGLSVFFKPGDVFKDLVGSAYYVAPEVLRRRYGAEADIWSAGVILYILLSGVPPFWGENEQGIFDAILRGHLDFVSDPWPSISSSAKDLVKKMLRADPKERLTAADVLSHPWMREDGDASDKPLDSAVLSRMKQFRAMNKLKKVALKVIAENLSEEEIIGLKEMFKSMDTDNSGTITYEELKAGLPKMGTKLSESEVRQLMEAADVDGNGTIDYIEFITATMHMNRMEREDHLYKAFEYFDEDKSGYITVEELEQALKKYNMGDEKTIKEIIAEVDTDCDGRINYDEFAAMMRKGNPELVTNRRRK; translated from the exons ATGGGTAACAACTGCAGTAGCGGTACTCTCCCCTCCTCCGCCGAAGACCCCGCCGACCACCACCACCGCCCATCAAACGGCGCCGTTCGCATCCTCCCTCCCAATGCCTCCGCCCCATCCAAACCCAAACCCCACACACCCCCAACCACCACCTCCGCTTCCGGCACCGCTCCCATCGGCCGGGTCCTGGGCCGGCCCATGGAAGACGTCCGGTCCTCCTACACCTTCGGCCGTGAGCTCGGCCGCGGCCAATTCGGCGTCACCTACCTCGTCACCGATAAGCAGACAAAGCAGCTGTTCGCCTGCAAATCCATCGCCACCCGCAAGCTCATCAACCACGACGACGTCGAGGATGTCCGCCGCGAGGTCCAGATCATGCACCACCTCACCGGGCACCGCAACATCGTGGAGCTCAAGGGAGCTTACGAGGACCGCCACTCCGTGAACCTGGTCATGGAGCTCTGCGCCGGCGGCGAGCTCTTCGATCGGATCATGGCTAAAGGCCACTACTCCGAGCGAGCTGCGGCCAATCTCTGCCGGCAGATCGTCACCGTGGTTCACTACTGTCACTCGATGGGGGTTATGCATAGGGATTTGAAGCCGGAGAATTTCTTGCTTTTGAGCAAGGACGAGGACTCGCCGCTCAAGGCCACCGATTTCGGGCTCTCGGTGTTCTTTAAGCCAG GAGATGTATTTAAGGATCTTGTGGGAAGTGCATATTATGTTGCTCCTGAAGTGCTGCGTCGTCGTTATGGAGCTGAGGCTGATATTTGGAGTGCAGGGGTGATACTATACATTCTACTTAGTGGGGTCCCACCATTCTGGGGAG AGAATGAACAAGGTATCTTTGATGCTATCCTTCGGGGACATCTTGACTTTGTGTCTGATCCTTGGCCTTCCATTTCCAGCAGTGCCAAAGATCTTGTGAAGAAAATGCTCCGAGCTGATCCTAAGGAACGACTTACAGCAGCTGACGTCCTGA GTCATCCATGGATGCGGGAAGATGGTGATGCATCTGATAAACCTCTTGATAGTGCTGTTCTATCTAGAATGAAACAGTTCAGGGCAATGAACAAACTCAAGAAAGTAGCATTGAAG GTAATTGCAGAAAATCTTTCTGAAGAAGAAATCATAGGCTTGAAGGAAATGTTCAAATCCATGGACACAGATAACAGTGGAACAATTACATATGAAGAGTTAAAAGCTGGCCTTCCGAAAATGGGTACCAAGCTCTCTGAGTCTGAAGTGAGACAGTTGATGGAAGCG GCTGATGTCGATGGAAATGGAACAATTGACTACATCGAGTTTATAACAGCTACCATGCACATGAATAGAATGGAAAGAGAGGATCATTTATACAAAGCCTTTGAATATTTTGACGAAGACAAGAGCGG GTACATCACGGTGGAAGAGTTGGAGCAAGCGCTTAAGAAGTATAATATGGGTGATGAGAAAACAATCAAGGAAATCATTGCAGAAGTTGACACAGATTGT GATGGAAGGATTAACTATGATGAGTTTGCAGCCATGATGAGGAAAGGCAATCCTGAGTTGGTCacaaatagaagaagaaaataa